CCTTCTTTTTTTATCGTAGTTTActtatgattatttttaacCTGTTTAATACCATACAATTTACGAGAACTTGAAACCCAACTTTGTTTGCTTAGAAGCGCGCAGATCCACACTCTTCATATATTCAGTGATACAACATATTTAAACACACACGAGAAATATCATTAAATATTGCTTGCATAACATGTGATTGATAATATATAAAAGGGAATTTAATCCTTAAAGTTAGAAATGAGACTGTCTATAATGTGATAAACTATAGGTACCGCTGTTTAAAGCAACGGAATAGCTGCCAGTAAATACTACTTTGATAAACATTTAATTTGACAGACAGTAAGTATATATAAATGGTATTTCAATTCTTATAGTTTCACATGAAATAACATTGAATGTTTTAGGCACCGAAATAGCTGCCAGTCaatattgcttttataaaaaaattaatgcgaGCGGCAATGGAAAACATGATGATATTTGGAACCTTAtagttgaaaatgaaacactATGTTAATTGACAGATAAAATACTTCAAATGAGGGTGGAAAAAGGTTGTGCTGAAAAAGGTTGTGCTGATCCCGTTTCATGCACggattttcagaaaaattcacGCATAACGCACatgaataaaaaaggaaaccttAAATCTGTCTTCCTCTTGAGGATTTCACGGGTGGCATATATTTAAGGAGGCAATGATCACACCTCACGCTGGTTCATAAATTCACGAATCACGCTCGCCTTTCTTTAAAATGGTTACGTATTAACTTTGGCCTTAATCACGCGTCACGTGTAAACCATTTACCACCCTCGTAAATGTGTAACACTGTTTAATACAAAGAAATAGCTTCCATTTTATTAATCACATCCAACATGTCATCGGCCCCAAAGTCATATATCGTCTGAGGGGTTGGCTGTAAATGGGGCAAAACACAGTTAATATCACTGAGTTGTTTTAGCATATCGTTCTTTGCCAATAGGGCATCTTCGTCGCTTACTTTAGCCAGGAGCTGTTCTATAACCTCAAGTCTACTGCTTGCATACTCGAGTGAAGCTTCGAAATAACTCAACTCTGCATGAATGTTTTCCTTCTGGGTCTTTACTGCTCCTTTAAGTTCATCCTTCATGCGTTGCTTTTCTCCTTTTAGGAACTGAATTACTTCATTAAAGAAGTCGTCAATTTTCTGGTCGACCTCTCGCGCGTTTTGATTCAGACTCTTTTTCTGCTCCTCAAAAGCACCCATAGATCCTTGCAAAGcaagaactttttcttttgattccaGCATGGCATTTACTATCTTTTCTTTCTCAGCGGGAAATACATCTTTAGCAAAGTTGTACTTGTGATCGCGATGATCAATTAAAGCGCAGTCTTCACAAATCAACTGTTGGCAATTCAGGCAAAAGAGCTTGAGGATTTTGTCCTCGTGTTTGTTACAAAAGGGCTTGGAATTTGTGCGTCTGAGATCCAGCAGATGATTTATAATGTAGTTGGACGGAAGGTTTGCGACATCGCCATTGAGTACCTGAGGAGAAAAGGAAGCAAGACTAATTATGGACATTTCAGTgaatggaaaggaaaagagaataTAATATTTTGTTGTTAAGAGGCTGAAAGGCGAATTGTGTGCTCTTCTGCAAGCCCCTTGAGGATTTCTTTTAGACCTTGTTGTGTGCAATAGCTTTGTAAATATTCGATAAAAAACTTGTGGAACGTTTTGTCGAGACCCATTGCACGTTATTAAAATGAGATACGTAGTCAAACCCTCTTAAATAAACTTACTGCAGAAAGTAGACAACTACTGATTTCAAAGTATGCATTAACTATCGTGCGCAAAcagtaaaggaaaaatgtttcaaaccaCAAAGGAGGGCCataatcattttgaaattatctTGGAGAAGAAGATGAGGCATCCCAATACCACCCACATATTGACGGAGGCCTCAATGAAActaaccccccccccttatttATTCGGATCGTCATTTTATAGTTTCTTGGTGTGCAGTGCCTAAAAGGGATTgttcaattttaaagttttgcattttaataTTGTTGCACAATATGGACCTGATCTCCTGGCTTTTTGTTATGTAATACGATACAACGTCAATTGGCCATTAAAGGTCCGTTTCCCTAAATAATTTCTGGTTTCATACCTGACTTTTTTCTCTGCATACGGGACACCTGATAATGTATCGTCTGCGGACTCGAGTCACTAGTCCCTCCAGGCATTGTTTGCAGAAGATGTGTTGACAGGTCAACACTTTTGGCTCCGTAAACTTTTCGAGGCAAATTGAACATTCAAGATGTTCTTCTAAATCGTCCTTCGAAGTGGTCATCACTTATATcagcttttgaaagaaaacatttattcaTAACACATTCATTAGGaattaaaaaagcttttatttttgggTCATAGAGAAACAACCCAAGAAACCTTCGCGTTTTTTTGGCTTTTGATGCAATTGCAATTCGTCATGGAATACCGCTGACAAGCTCTAGGTTAATTCAATGTTGCCTTTATTGGAAAACATAAACAGGGGGCTTGCAAGCTAAATAACAGAACTTTTTCTTCAGCTGCATCCAGAgctaaaacaaagataaaagccACATGGGCAAACGTAGGTGACCAAAATACAGCAACCACACAAAAAACGTGTCTAGTTTGTGTTTCATTCGGGAAATACAGGCCGATCGAATCATTTTTCTTCTGCAATGAGATATTTCCCTGATTTCACACGATCATTTTACTAGTGATCAGGATACAAGATATTCGCCCTCTATGAAAATACGGTGAAGAATTAACACGTTTACTGCGTTCACCTATGTTTTCATCCCTCATCTTTATCATAATAACTTCAGAAGGTGACACTATATCTttttgcgataaaaaaaaaaaattcccaattgaaataatttggCGACCATACTGCTAACAGAAAGAaccaaaatgaccctgggctcgatATTGGTAGTGGCCGAAAGATCACCTTACTTCGGGCCAAGTGGCCTGACGCGCGAGAAGAAGGATACAGTTTTGGAGAGGGTAGACCAGTGATCTGGGTATGTAATACTGTGTATGTAATATTAATTTAGCATGCGAAGTTCTATCTATCTAATGAAATGTTGCGAATACGTAATCAGAAATCGCGTGTAAAAAACTGGGCTTAACGCCAATAACGAGATTAAAATGAcaataaacaatacaaataaaccAATACAAACTACGTTAAAATACAAAAGTTTCGgtacaaaaattacaagaatttgctGGCTCGTTAACAGCCCATCGTTCCTATCTAAGTGGTGAGCGTTCTCTTGCATCCGATACAATTTAGCATTTAAAACTCgaatcaattgaaaatacaGCAATACAACAAATTATCTGTCTGTATACTTTCGCCCAATGCTGGAAAACTAAACCCAGACAAACAAAGTTACCAAGAAACCCACCTATCGGTCCcgctttaaaaaatgaaacgaCGAAAGTTCACCAAGACTACTCAAAAATTTACGAATAACTGATTACAGGGACGCTAAACTCCGATTACAAAACCaatagaaatataaacaaacagatgaaCATTGTAACTATGTTCGTATCTCGGGTCACTCTGAAATTATtaaactaatcaataatcaattaaataaaaatgagccTTCTGGCTAGTGTCCTTAACAAACCAACTAATTCGctaataatttcttcttttcaattaTTCCCCTCCcattataattaaattttgagagGTTTGCCACTGGAAGAGTCTGTGGACAGGAGTTTTTGTAATTCTAACGTTCAAGGCATTTCAGTTAGCATTATGCGCAAGACTTACCTAAAACACTTTGACTTTTGTAAACCGTAAATACGAAAGTCTCGATTATCAATCCGACTGGAAAGAGAGGAGTCTACCTACAGCTAGGTAGTTAGCAAGTAACCTCTTCAGTCACTTAAATAAGGGAACATGCTGGTTCTTTTTTTCCGTGACACAATAATAGACCTTATGTAACATCAGGACGGCGACTGCAACGAGAACTCAACGAGATATCAACCGAGAGAAATATTCTAGTTAAAtcatcatttccctttttattaAATCCTGAATTGCTGAAAAGGAAGTTAAATGCCGGTGGTAAATGTTTGGACACTAATGTCACGTCAGCATCGCCTCCGTATCAAGTTCGTTTAATTTCTACAATTGATTTTGATTAAAGAGTTTGAAACTCTTGTTGATAAATGTTGAACAAACttctaaaaatattgttttcagatgccattttgttcaaaattatttggGTTTGATCGCTGAACTTAACCAAAGAAAACTGAcccgacaaaatattttggtcgATCAAATAAAATTCGATCTGCGTACTTTACTAGCGGTGTTTAGGCAGACTGTTGGACCATTTCATTCAAAAGTTCTCACAGATTTTCGGTGCTATCCGCTAGCTTAGCCTATAAATCACAGAAGTATCTAAATCTATTGCAACCGCAGTATTGAAAGTTTCTGCAACCTAATACCAACACGACTAACTTAACAATACTGATGCCTGACTTGCTTCTTAATGGCATGATTCCCCAAAAGGAGCTAACTATGAAATTCTACAACAGCACTAACTACTCATCCCTCCTCTCACAAAACCTGAAATTTAGCTTGTTCTATATCATCAAGCGAGCgttgacaaaattttttggcagtttCCGCTCGAAAGTCTGATCAATAGAGTGGAAAGCTGTAGTCATAATAGGTTTACGTCATTGCtagaaaatcaatgaaatggCCTGTAAAGTGcttcctgttttgttttctttggttacTTTGTTAAATCCTGAATTGCTGAAAAGGAAGTTCAATGCCGATGGTATATGTTTAGACGCCGCTAATGTCTCGTCAGCATCGCGTCCGTATCAAGTTcgtttaatttttataattttaaattgatttttaattacTGTTTAAACTCCTATTGATAAATGTTGAACAAGCTTCTAAAATACTGTGTTCAGACGCCATTTAGTTCAAAGTTATTTGGGTTTGATCGCTGAACTTAGCCAAAGAAAACCGAcccgacaaaatattttggtcgATCAAACAAAATTCGATCTGCATACTTTTGTAGCGGTGTTTAGGCAGACTGTTGGACCATTTCATATTCAACAGTCCTAACAGATTTTCAGTTCTAACCGCTAGCTTAGCCTATGAATCACATAAGTATCTAAATCTATCAGTTTATATTAATCAAATTCGAATTTATGTAAAATATTTCTGTTCGCCAGAGAGTTTGTTTACAATCCGACCTGTAATTACAATGCAGCACTTTAGAACGGTGAAAGTATGCATGacgctgaaaatttgattgCGTCAATTAAAGCTATAAATCGCAAGATAGAAGGCATCTCCCGAACGAAGTATACGTGAAAATTTTCATGACACAAACCATGCATTTTGATATTGTTGTGATACAAAGTACTTGACTTCCTGTTTTGCTAAAAGGGAAGTTTTATGCTTCACTGATAATTAACGTATGCGTTGTATTTTCGTCTTCTTATCTAACCTTCTGCAACTGCCTTAACATGACGTAGGAAAGACATGGACGATAAAGTTAGAGCTTGAGTTGAGTGTCGCCTAAATTCCATTTGAGTTTGAGCAGAGAGTTAAGTTTGCTTCTCTCTTCTAGTTGGTCTTATCCCCACAATATATTAGATATATAATACAGATAAATATAATTAAAGATCTCTGCCATCTTACATCTCAAGCTGGTCATCGTCATATTAATcgctttgaaattttgtgattAAATCTGAGCTAAAATTCCTTGATCTGGTTGGCTGGAGATGAATTTGTATGACTTTTCTTCTTAGTTGCAACGTATATTGAACGCTCGAACTCACCTACGTTGGTCCACGTTGTCTCAATAAACTCCTTTCGATAAAGCTGACTTGCAAGAAACAGAGAAGGGTCCAGATATGTCCCATTATATTACGTGAATTATTAAGACTTTCCAGCCTTTTTCCTAGAAGCGTATTTTGATCCTGATGTGCTGAAGGAAGTTTCTGGACTTTCCTTCCCCCATTCCCCCGCTCACCTTCGCTCAGTGGGTTGATGCAGGAGGGGGAGGAGAGTGGAGAGAGGGAGGGGAAGAGAGGCCTTAAAAACGAGTTTGGGAAATTTCCACTGGTGATGATGACTTTACTACAACGACATAATCTTTTTGTCGGTTTTCAGACGTTTTACGTTCACTTCAAAACtatcttttgaaataattttaagcaGGCTCTTCTAAATTTATGATCAAGCGTAATAAAACTACAGCTTTTCCTTCATTTCCAAGCTAAATAAAGAGGGAAGAAACTTGCTTACGAGTCTGTTACCTGGGGGAGAGAGGGATATTAATTTTTGAACGTTTTTcggatttattttctttattgcttGCCTTAATCAAAATAATGAGGCAATTGCTAACACCTACTGAACACTTACCTAAAACTACTCTACTGCTAACAAGTGCGAGAATTCGAGAATCCTACAACCACGGTAGAGGTACTCCCGAGGAGCACTAGTGACGAGTTTCCGAGTCGGGTGATGACCGGAAATTGTTAGCTATTGCAATATGGCGGACTATTTCAGTAACACCATGCGCAATTTACCAACAGTCAAGCGAAGTGATTGAACCAGAGATGAACATTATAACATGCTTTACACGTGAAAAATACATTGCTCagtttaaatcaaggaaatcTCGCTCAATTTTGTGtggctgtttccttcacccTCGTCGATCTTCagtttcttgttcagcagaGTTTGAGCTTAACACCGTAGCCGCTAAGATCTGCGCTTGCAAAGGTAAGCAAAATTTATGAATAGTATGGCCACTATAATGCCCTTGTCGTAGTGCTACTGGTTGGAAAGATCGCCACGATGAAATTTCTATTGTCTTGTACTTCTAGCCGGTAGGATCTCATGAGGCTCAGAAAATACgaccggctagaggtacagctttCATATTTAGTCAACTTTGCTAATTATGACCACAGTTTGattcacattttactttttctgcactccaaattagtcttacacttcTTTGAATCACAATTTTTCATGAATACGCAtacacttatttatttttatatggTCCTGTACCTTTAGCTGGTAAGATCTGAAGGGGCTAGCGCTTTTAAaatactaccggctagaggtacagcttgcataccCAGTTGAATTTGCTCAATTTCTATTACGATTAGCTCCACATTTGACTTTtttgcactccaaattagtcttacactccttggaatcaTTTTTTACAAGagtacatttacatttattttttaaaatttgctctTGAACCTCTAGGTGGTCGGATCTAAGGAGGCTTAGAAAAgactaccagctagaggtacagcttgcatatttaatcaactttgcccaatttttactGCAGTTTGCCCATTTTACTTTCTGCACTCCAcattagtcttacactccttcAATCACTCCTTACAATCACTTTTTACATGacttcatttacattttgttctcttttactTAGTCTAAAAACCTCcagctggtaggatcttaggaGGCCTAAAAATACTTGAAGTACAGCTTGCTTATTTAATTGACTTAAGTTACacttgaatcatttttttcaagaatacctTCTCTCCTTGGTCGCGTACATACCACCTACCACTACTTATTTGATAGCACAGCACACAAGCTGTGAGCATCAAATGACTCTTTATAGGGAATCAGCTGAAACTAAAGCAGGCATTATTTGACAATAAGCAAAGGGTGTCTGGTTGGTGTTAAAACAAGATAGATAGATAAGATAGATGGTTTATTTAAATCACATCGCAGCCCGAAGGCTGAATTAAGTaacttttacaacttttaaaaggaCAATAATAATCTATGATAAATCTATGTTAAATATaatggtaaaaatgtttaaatttgtaaaactttttcattcttgaactaaaatttaagaaataatctATGTATTATAAGAAGATGCGTTGAATAGCCGGGACATTGCGAGTATGAAAGTGTTATTTGCCCTATTGGTGTGAACGCGCGGCAAAACAAAGGGACGATTTTatcgaaaattaaaaacaacgtTATTTTTCTGTGGCAGTAATCCATGTAGCTTATGGTTGTCGGCTACTATGGCGTCAAACAGTTTAGTGCATAGCTGACTATGGTGTTCGGTTATTGGTGTTATTCCCAAAACTTCGCAGGCTTTGTTGTAGCTCGTGCTGGGCAAAATTATCGATAGTGCCCTTTTCTCGATATGTATGAGCTCGTTCTTAAGGTACTGCGGAAGCGCGTTGCATAAAACCGGAACTCCGTAGTCTATCGTAGATCGAACACACGAAAGATAGAAAAGAACTAGGTCTGAAGGAGGTAGTCGGGCCCGTTTCAGCTGTACAAGAAAGTATAGTTTTCTTGCTGGTTTTCTTTACTAACTCGTTAGTGTGGGCGTTCCAAGTTAAGTTGTCGAGTGACTCCACAACAGTATGAGACTAACATGGAATTTAGAAAGgttttttccataaatcaagAAGTAAATGAAACGAGCTAAATTCACCCTAAACGTACAAAGTACCTCTAGCCTGTAGTATTTTCACTACAGGCTAGGGTAGGCAAAGTCCACTGAGaatgcaagctgtacctctagcctgTAGTATTTTATCAGCCCtctaagatcctaccagcttGAGGTtaaagaccaaataaaaataaataaatgtatacgtattcctggaaaaaattgattcaaacgaGTTTAAGACTATTTTCAGTGGAGTGCGGAAATAGTAAAATGCGAAGGAAACCATCGTAATAATTGTGCAAAGTTGACTAGATATGCAAGTTGTACCTCTGGCcggtagtattttctaagctTCCTGAGATCCCACCGTCTAGAGGTAGAAGACACTAGAAAATTTCATCTTGGGGATCTTTCCAACCAGTAGCACCATGAAAGGGGCATATAGTGGCGATACtattcataagttttgtttacctttgcaagtGTTGTTCTTAGCGGATACAGCTTTAAGCTAAGACTCTGCCAAACAAGGAACTTAGGATCGACGAGGGCGAAGGAAATAGCCACACAAAATTTGGCgaaatttccttgattgacactcAACAATGTATACTCCACATGCAAAGCACGTTCTAATGTTCATATCTGGTTGAATCATATCGCTTGACTGTTAGTAAATTGCACATGGTGTTACTAGAATAGTCCACCATATTGCAATAGCCGACAATTTCCGATAATCACCCGCCTCGGAAACCCGTGACTAGTGCTCCTCGTgcgtacctctagccggtaggatTTAGGCACAACTTTCAACCACAGAAACCTCGTTTCCAGGGTCTCTCTGGATCTAAATGAAGGGAAGAAGAGAGACCCTGGGAATGAGGTTGCAGCCACAGTATTGAACGTTTCTGTAATCGTAATTACAACACGACTAACTTAACGATACCGATACCTGACTTGCTTTACAATGACATGGTTCCTCAAAAGGAGCTAACTATGAAATTCTACAGCAGCAATAACTACTCATCCTTCCTCTCACAAAACCTGAAATTTAGCTTGTTTTATATCTTCAAACGAGCGTTGACAAAATCTTTTAGCAGTTTCCGCTCGAAAGCCTGATTAATAGAGAGGAAAGCTGCAGTCAGAATGGGTTAACGTCACTGCAAGAACATCAACAAAGTGGCCTGGAAAGGCcttcttgttttgctttcttcgattattttgaatattttttatgcAAGTCacaatcaatttctttttctttttgcagaacAATTTTTGGCTGGCATTTTAGGATTATGTGCTTTACATCTGTTGAAGTCACGAATGTTTGAATTGGTGTTTCACATGATGGCATACCCGGAAAGAGAATTGTTTCATTATAAATTTGTATGATAGGATGGCAGTAGAATTAGGTATCAAGTCTTTAAGGGGATAAACTAAAAGCACCATTAGCTTCAGaagttttttaagtttattaatTCCTCTAATTGCAAAACTGCTTGGGATAGTGTTTTCCTGGCAGTCGGCCCAACACGGAGTTTGTTCACttaggttttttgttttttttaacaaaacaccttaagatatgaaaaaaaaatgctagcaAAACAATCTGCATACCTGCACCATACACAAAATACAAAGATACGTCTTTTGTTCTGGATGACATCGACCtttttatatattaaaaaaaaaagcagctgTCATTTTGCCGAATGATTAATGAATGCCTTGTAAAGTTTGTTTCTAACTTATAATTATTCAACCTCAGAGGCTTTTAGGGGTGTTTTATGATGAGAAATAAATTGGTATTTGCAGGTTTACTGCACtaagacaaattttaaattagcGTCATACTTAGACTGGACGTCAGTCCGTCACGGTTCTCCCAGATTCGGAGACGGGTTGGGTATCAACACAAAGACGGGGCCACACTCTATTTCTGATTAGAGAATCTGACCACAGATTGTTTCACAGGCAGGCCAAGCTCACGTCTCACTTGCTCAAATTCtaaacggttcctctcgtaagttaacaccgagtcacacaacgcgtggcgctttcatgaattaatcgtttgctttttctcgagacgtgagcttgggccatCTGTGGTtgttttaacaaagaaataacCAAGTGTTGACAGCTGAAGCGACCAATGGATTGATTCGACACAATTTGTCTTAGAAACAAGCCAGAAATAACAATACCTTGAATACTATTTGTGATAAGAGTACTTTATTTACTTGATTAAAAACAGATTAACGAATGTAGACGGTAGTCTCATCTAATATTTCAGTGCCTCACATGCGGATCAAAATGGTCAAATAGTGAGCTGACTTCACTCAGAACACCCACCACTGAGTCTTCTGCTGTGTAAATCAGTTTAAGGTGCATTGGCGATGAACAGAATCTCAGCGTTAGGAAATTCGGGCTTTGAATTTTCCACCAAAGTCACTTTTCCAGTGTAGTCACATCCCACATAGCAGCCGGTTTTTACGTGTTTGAGCATGGTGTAGCTCCAGAAATAGTCAGGCTCAAAGATATCGCTTTCGTCATCATGCGAAGAAATTTCCTTGCAAAACGGAAAGCATCTTTGAGtgagaaataattttgattatgCAATTAATGACGGACagattgaatgactgactgaataaaTTCATGAACGAGTGAATGAGCGGGTGAGGGAGTGAGCGAAATTAattatgaatgaataaatgaattggTGAAAGCTAAAATAGATGAATGAACGTTGAATTGTATGAATGAAATAACTCCTTACTTCGGTTTGGATTTCTTGTCCGCATCCAATTCCTTTCATTGCATACTGCTTGTTTAGCTTTGTGTCCGTGAATAGAAGGGCCACAGCATTGCTTTTATTCGGTGACTTATTATTCACATCAATGACCTGTATGTGAGCTATGATAAGGATTTAAGGAGAACCAGTTATCATTATTGACTTCAGCAATGAGGAGatatcgaaagaaaaaagaccGTCTTGGAATACTCCTCATAAAAACTAATGCAACAACCGGTTCTATCTCATGGTTCAGAGCTCAATATCCTCGTTAGAGGTAACCTCGCAGGTTGTTCACGATGTATTGtgtttgataagtttgagttgcATGTTAATGGACttcatttgatattttcttaagTTGTAGAATCAATCAGAAGACATTTAAGCAcagaaaaggcaaaaatttatATGTATCAAAGCGGCTTAAGTCAAGTTGactcaaattatttcaagtttatctTAATATCGAAGAGGATATCAATAGCTCTACGAGAAGTGAGTATTAAAATCCAGCGCCCTGATGTAAATCTAGTTTACTACAACGACGGGTGCGAGCTTCCGCCAAAGTGATCATCAGCTAACAGGAAATTACATAAAACGTATTAACTTCATTTGCTACAATGACTTAAAATCCTTGCAGAGGtaaatttttatcgttattaGAAAGAGCTTCAATGAGAGATGGAAGGCAACCTTCCCTTCCATCATGCTCTCCTCATCGGGTCAAACAATTTCGCGACGCCGTAGTTGCTAAAGCTTATTTTCACGCCCATtgaggctattgtttatatcACTGCATTTTTTGTATAAATAACATAACTGTTTACTTACTATCATCAGGCTCCTCAAAAGTTCCACCACAAATCACTATGTTTTCACTGGGACTCCTCTTCATAACACCACCATTTTTGTTGCTGACTGCGCTCCAAAAGCGATAAGTAGAACCTACCGTAAGTTGGTGGAACTTTAAAGTCGAGTTCCCTACAAAACCGTTATCCGACTTAGCCAAGTCAGTTATATACAGATTAAATGTATGTTGGCCTCCCGAAATTGACATATTAAGTGGTGTTCGGTTCTCCTTCTCTTTAGCCTGAAAAGGTAGTAGAGATAATCAGTTTAGTATACTAATGCAGGTTATGCTGATTTCCTccttaataatgtacatgaaaaatacTACACACTTCTGATTgactgaaaacgagtgcattctcatgaaTACGAAGCGATGATACGAATGTGAATTACAAATAGCGAGTGTACGCTTtcaaatttcgtctgtcttgacttcctgtaatgttttttttatgtacattatCAACAAGTAATAAAATGACTTCTCTCGAAATTTGGTGTGATAAGCACTTGAAATTTTcgaaagactacaaattgcactttcCCTACGGgctcgttcaattttgttctctttgaaaaattcactcGTGCTAATTGACACCAAATTCACTCGAAATCATTTTCTTACCTATACTTATTGCATGGCTGCGTTGATGGGAAGAGGCaagaattaagattttttttcctcacgaaagggaaaaacaaacgaaacgaagcaaacagaaacaaaac
The sequence above is a segment of the Pocillopora verrucosa isolate sample1 chromosome 13, ASM3666991v2, whole genome shotgun sequence genome. Coding sequences within it:
- the LOC136277731 gene encoding uncharacterized protein isoform X1; protein product: MAKLFQGKGSRKRKISTREVIEPVSIHVTYIDTKRILPYQKGGDLRGFTKQFLQGFSDVLPPNVTSEQVKFQRYNARFDDAAELENGYEFDDNQKVSAHIVGDKKAKEKENRTPLNMSISGGQHTFNLYITDLAKSDNGFVGNSTLKFHQLTVGSTYRFWSAVSNKNGGVMKRSPSENIVICGGTFEEPDDTHIQVIDVNNKSPNKSNAVALLFTDTKLNKQYAMKGIGCGQEIQTEEISSHDDESDIFEPDYFWSYTMLKHVKTGCYVGCDYTGKVTLVENSKPEFPNAEILFIANAP
- the LOC131779829 gene encoding tripartite motif-containing 13 → MTTSKDDLEEHLECSICLEKFTEPKVLTCQHIFCKQCLEGLVTRVRRRYIIRCPVCREKSQVLNGDVANLPSNYIINHLLDLRRTNSKPFCNKHEDKILKLFCLNCQQLICEDCALIDHRDHKYNFAKDVFPAEKEKIVNAMLESKEKVLALQGSMGAFEEQKKSLNQNAREVDQKIDDFFNEVIQFLKGEKQRMKDELKGAVKTQKENIHAELSYFEASLEYASSRLEVIEQLLAKVSDEDALLAKNDMLKQLSDINCVLPHLQPTPQTIYDFGADDMLDVINKMEAISLY
- the LOC136277731 gene encoding uncharacterized protein isoform X2, whose product is MAKLFQGKGSRKRKISTREVIEPVSIHVTYIDTKRILPYQKGGDLRGFTKQFLQGFSDVLPPNVTSEQVKFQRYNARFDDAAELENGYEFDDNQKVSAHIVGDKKAKEKENRTPLNMSISGGQHTFNLYITDLAKSDNGFVGNSTLKFHQLTVGSTYRFWSAVSNKNGGVMKRSPSENIVICGGTFEEPDDTHIQVIDVNNKSPNKSNAVALLFTDTKLNKQYAMKGIGCGQEIQTEMLSVLQGNFFA